In Synergistaceae bacterium, the genomic stretch ATGGCATGACCTCAGACTGGGCCAGGATACCCTTTGATACCCTAGAAACCATCTCCAAAAGAATAACCTCTGAAGTAAATGGAGTTAACAGAGTAGTCTATGACATAACCACTAAACCACCTTCAACAATAGAGTGGGAGTGAAGTAACAAAATTGTTACTGTTACAGAAATCCTTGTAAACAAAGGGTTTCAGAGATTAACGGCTCAAAAATTATGGAAATTGAAGTCGCAATGATACTAAAATTCGAAAAAACGACCTAAAAAGGGAGTTGTTGAATTTGTCTTGATTTTTTAAATAAGGCAAAGAAATAGCACATAGATTTTGAAGTCTGGCTTCTGGTCTATGTGCTTTTTTGAAGAAGTTCGTATCATCGTTCCTCTTGTGCTATTTTCTTATCTTTAGACTTCTTTTGTTCCTGATCGGCTTCTTTGTGCTTCTGAATCTCTTTTAGAATACTGGTAGGTTCAGATTTTCCTTGATTCATATAATCATCAAAGTTCTTTTCAATCTGCTTTAGCTGCTTGAATTCCTTGCCTAGTTTCTTATGATCGGTTGCCAGTTGCTCACGCTGAGCTTGTAGCTTATCTAGCTGGGTGTTGAGCTTTTTAAAGACCGATTTATCTTTCATGCCATTATCTACCAGTGTTTTTAGATGAAGGTGTTTTTTGATGAAGAAATCAACTTGTTTCTCTGATTTTTCATAAGCTTCAATGCCACTCTTGTTCATCATGTAGAAGATTTTATCGTTCGGATTTTTCTTGTAGCCATCATAATGAGCTTTCTTTTCCATACAGACCTGGATGTGTTTGATGATTTCCTTGATGTCTTTTTGCTCTTGAGTTAGGTGGTCAAAGTTTTGCTTGATTTCATTTCTATCAAAGGAAAGTTTATGAATTGCCCTGCCTAATTCTTCACGACTATTAAAGCCAAGTTCTCGCATTTGAAGAACAGAAGATGAAGCAGTTTGAAGATTATGCTTACTTGCCCAGTGCTTGTAAGCAGGGTTGTTTTGAATCTTTTCATTGTTCTTGGTATCGACAATGGAATCCAAATCCTTTGTTCTTTGAGCCAGTGGTATATCAATCCGTTTTCGTAATTCTGCTTCTGAATAATCATCACCAATGGTCTTGGCACGTGTAAATCTTTGTTTATCTTTATGCTTAAAGGCAATGTATTTACCTAGCTTAATTTCATAACCAAGATTCTTCATGGCATTAAGAAAATCATTCCAGTCCTGTGATTTCTCAATAGTCTTGTCTATATCTTTTTGTAGCTTGCTCTTGAAGTTAGAGCCTTGCTTATCGGTGTTCCAGTCATACCAGCCAGTGAACCTTCTCTTAGCAATTATATCGATATCAGCCCGTACTTCTGAATCTAACACAGAGAGATTGTGTTCCATACAAAGCCTGTCACTTTGATTTCTAATGTTCATATAGGAACCGTAGTAGGAGTGATAAACCTTGCCTTCATCAACATCAACGGAGTTAAAAATGATGTGATTGTGGATATGGTCTTTGTCGATATGGGTGGCAAGTACATACTCGTACTTACCACCTAAAACCGACTCACAGAGCTCTAAACCAACTTGATGGGCTTCTTCAAAACTAACTTCATCTGGCACAAAGGATTGAATCAGATGATGAGCCAGTATCTTCGTTCTAGAGTTAAATTGTTTCCTAGTTAGCTCAAATTCTTTATCCGCATATTCACGGCTACATAGGTGCGTAGAGACATAGATTTCATCGTCAGTTTTATCGGCATTACAGATATAATCGATTGCTTTCTTGAGAGTTGTTTTGATGGGATGAATTGATGTAACAGCCATTATCCAACAATCTCACTAATCAAATTATTAGATACCATAGACCGAAACTCAAAGAGCATTTGGATTTCTTTTTGTAGAACATCTTGAATATTTTCAAGCATTATTTTCTCAATAGAGCCAGACATGTTGGTATGTTTAGCAATCTGATTGATGTTAGCAGCATTACGACTTACGAGCGATTGAAGTTCTCGGAGCTCTTTTGCAAACTCACCACTTACATCAATGCTGATGATTCGATTCTTCATGATGGAATCAAGATAAAATTCTCTTTTGGTTTTATAACCAGAACGATTGAAGCGTCTGTTTAGTTCTTCCATTTCTTCTTCGTTTACCATGAAATGAACGGTATGATTATTGGTTCTCTTAATTTCATTGGTCATATATATTTCCTCCTGGCTTTTTGTTTTTGGGTTTCAGGGTGTCCCTGATTAATAAATTTGGTACAAATTTCAAGCCTACTTTTGAGACTGCGGTCAAAAAGTATATGCTTGCTATCAACTAAAAGTATCTGAAATTGATTTTCTTATTTTCAAATAGGACTAGCACAAAGGAGCCCATAAATAGGACT encodes the following:
- a CDS encoding mobilization protein; amino-acid sequence: MTNEIKRTNNHTVHFMVNEEEMEELNRRFNRSGYKTKREFYLDSIMKNRIISIDVSGEFAKELRELQSLVSRNAANINQIAKHTNMSGSIEKIMLENIQDVLQKEIQMLFEFRSMVSNNLISEIVG
- a CDS encoding relaxase/mobilization nuclease domain-containing protein → MAVTSIHPIKTTLKKAIDYICNADKTDDEIYVSTHLCSREYADKEFELTRKQFNSRTKILAHHLIQSFVPDEVSFEEAHQVGLELCESVLGGKYEYVLATHIDKDHIHNHIIFNSVDVDEGKVYHSYYGSYMNIRNQSDRLCMEHNLSVLDSEVRADIDIIAKRRFTGWYDWNTDKQGSNFKSKLQKDIDKTIEKSQDWNDFLNAMKNLGYEIKLGKYIAFKHKDKQRFTRAKTIGDDYSEAELRKRIDIPLAQRTKDLDSIVDTKNNEKIQNNPAYKHWASKHNLQTASSSVLQMRELGFNSREELGRAIHKLSFDRNEIKQNFDHLTQEQKDIKEIIKHIQVCMEKKAHYDGYKKNPNDKIFYMMNKSGIEAYEKSEKQVDFFIKKHLHLKTLVDNGMKDKSVFKKLNTQLDKLQAQREQLATDHKKLGKEFKQLKQIEKNFDDYMNQGKSEPTSILKEIQKHKEADQEQKKSKDKKIAQEER